The sequence below is a genomic window from Deinococcus apachensis DSM 19763.
AGAACGACAGGAGCTGCTCCACGACCTGCAAGAAGTCGGGCAGGTTCACCGGCTTGGTGACAAAGACGTTCGCGCCCAGGGCCTACGCCTGGTCAATGTCGCGCAGCTCGTTCGACGTGGTCAGCATGATTACCGGGATGTGCTTCAGGTCAGGGTCGGCCTTGAGCTGCGCGAGCGTTTCCAGGCCGCCTAGGCGGGGCGTCTTGACGTCCATCAGGATCGGGTCGGGCCGCTCTCCCACCGCGCCGCACCGCGAGG
It includes:
- a CDS encoding response regulator; this encodes MDVKTPRLGGLETLAQLKADPDLKHIPVIMLTTSNELRDIDQA